The Sphingopyxis sp. TUF1 genome segment CCAGGCGATCGCCGCGCTCCCCGACGACGCGCCGGTCGAACAGGCCGAACCCGCGGTGATGGAGGTCGTGCGCGCGCATTTCCGGCCGGAATTCCTGAACCGGCTCGACGAAATCGTGCTGTTCCACCGCCTCGGCCAGCAGCATATGGGCGGCATCGTCGACATCCAGGTTGCGCGCGTGCAAAAGCTGCTCGCCGACCGCAAGGTGACGCTCGACCTCACCGACCCCGCCCGCGCGTGGCTCGGCCGTGTCGGTTACGATCCCGTCTATGGCGCGCGGCCGCTGAAGCGCGCAGTGCAGAAATATCTGCAAGACCCGCTCGCCGACCTGATCCTGAAGGGTGAGGTCAAGGACGGCGCGACGGTGCGCGTCGACGAGGGCGACGGGGGGTTGGTGTTGATGCCGTCGTAAGCGGCAATGGCGGCGTCGGGCGGCCCTTGCTTATCCGTCAGGCAGGCTGCTGTGCAGCGAGCGTCGCGAGCCATTCGGGCTCGGGCTGGTCCGCGTCATAATATTCGAAGATCAGGTGAATGCGCGGCGTGTCGCCGCCATTCACCACCGCATGCACGCCCATATTGTTGACCTCGGCCGCCTCGCCCTCGACAATGTGATAGCTCTGGCCCTCGATACGGAACTCGACCTGGTCATTCGTCTGGATCGGCACGTGAATCTTGTGCGGCCATTTCGCCGCAGGATTGGCATCGCGATGCGGCTGAATTACCCCGCCGGCGGGCATGCGGGCAAGCATGACCCTAGGGAAGACACCGTTGCTATAGCCATAGTCGGCGGTCGCCGCGGTGAGCACAGGGGCGAGCAACGGCTCCCATTCGTCCCACAGCGGGCGTGAATAGCTGCTGCGCCAGTCGCGCATGTTTGAAATGAAACGAAAGACAATATGCGCGGTCGCATCGAGTGCCTCAAAGCGATTGGGCTTGTCGGCATTTTCCGCATGCCACATTTCTTCAGGGATCCCCATTACCGCGGCCTTTACCGCGGCGATGTCGACCGCACCCAGCCGGCGGATGCTTGTCGTCTTTCGGGGGTTGGGATACATCGCGTTCAGCCCTTCCGATCAATAGTCATAACCGAAAAGCTCAAGATCGCGGGCATAAATCTTCGCAACCCCGTCAATCAGCTCCTGATCATAATAATCGCGATAGTTGCCGCGTCGCGATCGATTGGCGTGATCCAACGGGGTGGATGGGATACCGATCCTCGCGCAAACTACGTCATAGGATGATTGCATCTCTTCCACCTTTCCCAGCATATCTGCCAGCAAGCTGCCATCGCGATCGGTCAGAAACAGATGCTGAGGACGGAATATGATGTGCTGATGCGGCGGGGCGATGAAAAGGAAATGACGCATCACCCGCTGCGGGTCGCGTTCGAAACTTCCTTCGCGACTAGTGGCAAAGGCGCAGTAGGAAATGAAACGGTCGAACGGATTGCGCACAAAGGCAAATTTGAAATAGTTTGTGAATTGATCTTCGCCCAGAAAGGGCCGGATTTCGGCGAAGCTTATATGGCCATGGCCCATTCGAGCGATCTCGGGGATCGGAAAGCTCTTTTCCACGAACAGGCGTGCCTGCTCCATATCTCCATCGCCCATATGCGCGCGCAAGGCTTGGCGAACCGAATGCGTCCCCGTCTTCGGAATAGCCACAAAGATAAAGCGATGTTGATGCGAAACGATCATGGGTTTCAGGCGGCCGCGGGGAACGAATCGGGCGCAGCCACCATGAAGATCAGTTCGGCGAGTGCCCGGTCGAGCGGCACCTGATTATTGGCGAGCAGGATGCGTTGCGTCCCTATGGCTTGCAAGTCGCGCTGAGCGGCATCGATAAGTTGCCGATAAGCGGCAATGCCCGACGACCGAGTGCCATATTGGGCCCACAGCGCGCCCCAAGCATTGGCAAATTGTTCCAGTCGCGCTGCAGCGGCATCGCGCTCTGGACCGGCGGCACATTGATCGAGCAGGAAGTCGATGTGGCAGCGCACCTCCCAGACCGACATGATCGCCGGCAGATTGACCTGTTCGAAGGCGAGTGGCGCGGCAGGAACCGATCCGGGCGCAATATGCTGTGTCGGCTGGCCATCGCGCCCCGCCCGTTTGGCATCGGCGATCATCGCCCACAGCTTTTCGCCGCCGACCGTATCGAGAACTAGATGCACGCGCTTCTGGTCGCCGCCGTTGCGAACATCATGAAGGCAGAAGCTGTCGAATAACCAGCATTCGCCTGGCGCCATATGGACCGTTTCCTTGTCGCAGCTGAACGCGACCTGCGGGTTGGTGACGACGGGAATGTGGATGCGGATATGCGTGCGCCAATAATAGCCGACATCGACATGCTCGGGCACGATTGCGCCCGGCGCCAGTCCCATCAGGCGGCTGCGTCCCCAGACCGCGCCGAGGTCGACGAGTATTTCCTTGATATAGGGGCACTGTTCAAGGGCTTCGGTGGGCGCCATCGGTCCCGCAAAGCCGTTTGTTATCTGCCCGGCAGGCGTAATCAGCGGTACCGCGTCATTGCCGGGAATCCGCCCCGGATGGGGCAGCCACGCCGATTTGGGCAGTGCGGCGACCTCCCTCGCGAGCGTGTCGGCGCAATATTGCCTTGGCAGCTTGACCAGCGGCATTCCAAGTTTCATGGGGTCAGTTATCCCGCCGGATTTCGATCTGGGGCCGGTCTATCATTTCACTGGCATTTCGCCGATGCTGTTCGGCAATCGCCTCCCACTGGCCGGCCGTCTTGCAAATCTTGTCGTAAAACCGCGTACCGGTCCGCTGGGTGCGTTTGCAAACCATGCGGCCTTTGGGATCGGCGGTGGTTTCCGCCTCGTCACGCGCAGCAACCTCAACTGACCCAACAGGAAGGAATGCGGCAACTGCGGCCAACGCCAGCGAATGAAATACGCGCATGGCTAATCTGCTCCAAAGCATCATATCTTGGTGTCAGATATATCCGGTAGTCCCATGGACTGTCAAACCAGCCGGGACCGTGGACACGCCACTTACAAGAGAAGTGCGCGACCAAATATTTCAGCTTTGGCCCGCTGCAGATGTGCTGCGCGGCGTTGCATGGCGCAGGAAAACAAGATTTATCATTCGGCTCGCGGGCCAATTCAAGGTGTGATGCAGGGCAGCATAGCAACCGCCGTTTGGCTGAAGGTCTCCCCTTAAGGATCGTGCAACGTCACAGCGCTTTACTCGTCAAAACTATTACGACGCGTTTCAATTATCGGTCGATTGGCCAATTCGCTCACATTCCGTCGATGCTCCTCCGCAATTGCATCCCACTGGCCCGCGGTCTTGCATATCTTCGTGTCAAACCGCGTTCCCGTGCGCTGAGTTCGTTTGCAAACCATGCGGTCCTTGGGGTTAACAACGGCGGTGTCGCTATTTTTCTCTGCCAGTGCAGGGGCGGACTGAAGCAGGGCGCCCAGCACAACGGCGGTGCATAAAATCGTGCGCATTGGGGAATGTCTCGCTAATATATAATCGATCCTGAGATGATACTTTAACCCGTTGGACCGTCAACAAAATTGCATAGCCTAGCGTAAATTAATGTAACGCTGTCCAAGCATAGCTTCTGGGAACTGAGCAGAAAAATGGCCTTCGAATTTCGGTTGGCAGATCGTATCGATTGGGATGCCGCGAGGGAGCGTTTTCGTCATCGGCGTCGTTTGGAAATCCCGGACATACT includes the following:
- a CDS encoding aspartyl/asparaginyl beta-hydroxylase domain-containing protein, whose translation is MYPNPRKTTSIRRLGAVDIAAVKAAVMGIPEEMWHAENADKPNRFEALDATAHIVFRFISNMRDWRSSYSRPLWDEWEPLLAPVLTAATADYGYSNGVFPRVMLARMPAGGVIQPHRDANPAAKWPHKIHVPIQTNDQVEFRIEGQSYHIVEGEAAEVNNMGVHAVVNGGDTPRIHLIFEYYDADQPEPEWLATLAAQQPA
- a CDS encoding sulfotransferase family 2 domain-containing protein, giving the protein MIVSHQHRFIFVAIPKTGTHSVRQALRAHMGDGDMEQARLFVEKSFPIPEIARMGHGHISFAEIRPFLGEDQFTNYFKFAFVRNPFDRFISYCAFATSREGSFERDPQRVMRHFLFIAPPHQHIIFRPQHLFLTDRDGSLLADMLGKVEEMQSSYDVVCARIGIPSTPLDHANRSRRGNYRDYYDQELIDGVAKIYARDLELFGYDY
- a CDS encoding aspartyl/asparaginyl beta-hydroxylase domain-containing protein; the protein is MKLGMPLVKLPRQYCADTLAREVAALPKSAWLPHPGRIPGNDAVPLITPAGQITNGFAGPMAPTEALEQCPYIKEILVDLGAVWGRSRLMGLAPGAIVPEHVDVGYYWRTHIRIHIPVVTNPQVAFSCDKETVHMAPGECWLFDSFCLHDVRNGGDQKRVHLVLDTVGGEKLWAMIADAKRAGRDGQPTQHIAPGSVPAAPLAFEQVNLPAIMSVWEVRCHIDFLLDQCAAGPERDAAAARLEQFANAWGALWAQYGTRSSGIAAYRQLIDAAQRDLQAIGTQRILLANNQVPLDRALAELIFMVAAPDSFPAAA